In Thermosynechococcus sichuanensis E542, a single genomic region encodes these proteins:
- a CDS encoding methyltransferase family protein: MNKLQEWGFSKDWWRNQRGEFWVIGQTVLSIGFILLPVVRVATLPFAVRLGLTLGLGLIGLSLGIGGLLNLGNNLTPLPHPKEDSQLVTTGVYGWVRHPIYSSVIFLALAYAAWQMSLSHGLGAIALFIFFDRKAAEEEQWLSEKFKDYPTYRQAVKKLIPLLY; this comes from the coding sequence GTGAATAAACTGCAAGAGTGGGGCTTTAGCAAAGACTGGTGGCGCAACCAGCGGGGAGAATTTTGGGTCATTGGCCAAACGGTGCTCAGCATCGGCTTTATTCTCTTGCCGGTGGTACGAGTGGCTACCCTACCCTTTGCGGTGCGTCTAGGCTTGACCCTTGGCTTGGGTCTGATTGGCCTGAGCCTCGGCATTGGCGGTTTGTTGAATCTAGGAAACAACTTGACACCCCTACCCCATCCCAAAGAAGACAGTCAGTTAGTGACCACAGGGGTCTATGGGTGGGTGCGCCATCCCATCTATAGCAGTGTCATCTTTTTGGCGTTGGCCTATGCAGCATGGCAAATGAGCCTTTCCCACGGGCTGGGGGCGATCGCCCTTTTCATTTTCTTTGACCGCAAGGCGGCTGAGGAAGAACAGTGGCTGTCAGAGAAGTTTAAGGACTACCCGACCTATCGGCAGGCGGTGAAAAAACTCATTCCTCTTCTTTACTAG
- a CDS encoding 4Fe-4S binding protein, producing MKRLLRGKPSQWATIWLFFLIAIGGLWYPWLGYLMLAMMLGIPVLAYFRSRYWCGNLCPRGAFLDIVLYHFSPHRPYPKLFKKQSFRWAVFSFIMTVFAIRMTLAWGNWVAVGGLFVNMCVVTSIVAILLGMIFNQRAWCAICPMGTLQESLGKLGSGQTKAKKASAKATKLLPPVE from the coding sequence ATGAAGAGATTGCTGAGGGGCAAGCCCAGTCAGTGGGCAACGATTTGGCTATTTTTTCTCATTGCGATCGGTGGCCTCTGGTATCCGTGGCTGGGGTACCTCATGCTGGCCATGATGCTGGGTATTCCTGTGCTGGCCTATTTTCGTAGTCGCTACTGGTGTGGCAACCTCTGCCCGCGTGGTGCGTTCCTAGACATTGTGCTTTATCACTTTAGTCCCCACCGTCCCTATCCCAAGCTCTTCAAAAAACAAAGTTTTCGCTGGGCTGTGTTTAGCTTCATCATGACTGTTTTTGCGATTCGCATGACGTTGGCATGGGGCAACTGGGTGGCGGTGGGTGGCCTCTTTGTCAATATGTGCGTCGTTACGTCCATTGTGGCGATTCTTTTAGGGATGATCTTTAACCAGCGGGCGTGGTGTGCGATTTGTCCGATGGGCACACTTCAAGAGTCCTTGGGCAAATTGGGAAGTGGCCAGACGAAGGCAAAAAAAGCCAGCGCTAAAGCCACAAAATTGTTACCCCCTGTGGAGTAA
- a CDS encoding D-alanine--D-alanine ligase family protein, translated as MGRLRVGLLFGGRSREHEVSVVSAAAIAQAFTEGDNRDRYEVIPIYIQKDGRWRVTDRVGIPNGEALEDSLWQFPAVAETIDVWFPILHGPNGEDGTIQGLLELMQRPYVGSGVAASAIGMDKILMKTVFGAVGLPQVRYIALQSSELWSDPCRYNHLCDRIETELGYPCFVKPANLGSSVGISKAKNRQQLTTALEAAAELDRRIIVETGVVARELECAVLGNDKPQASVVGEITYSSEFYDYETKYTDGRAQLHIPAEIPAAVSEQIRTMSLQAFQVLDAAGLARFDFFYVPSTGEVLINEVNTLPGFTALSMYPQLWAASGVPFPELVHRLVQLALERHG; from the coding sequence ATGGGTCGTCTGCGGGTTGGGCTATTGTTTGGCGGTCGCTCACGGGAGCATGAAGTTTCGGTGGTCTCGGCGGCAGCGATCGCCCAAGCCTTTACCGAGGGCGACAATCGCGATCGCTATGAGGTGATTCCCATCTATATCCAAAAAGATGGTCGCTGGCGCGTCACAGACCGCGTTGGCATCCCCAATGGCGAAGCACTAGAGGACTCCCTGTGGCAGTTTCCTGCCGTTGCTGAAACCATTGATGTTTGGTTCCCGATTCTCCACGGCCCCAATGGTGAAGATGGTACGATCCAAGGCCTGCTGGAACTGATGCAACGCCCCTATGTGGGTTCAGGAGTGGCCGCCTCAGCCATTGGGATGGACAAAATTCTCATGAAAACGGTCTTTGGGGCTGTGGGCTTACCCCAAGTGCGCTACATAGCACTTCAGAGCAGTGAGCTGTGGTCGGATCCCTGTCGCTACAACCATTTATGCGATCGCATTGAAACCGAATTGGGCTATCCCTGCTTTGTGAAGCCGGCTAACCTTGGCTCCTCAGTGGGCATCTCCAAGGCCAAAAATCGCCAACAACTCACAACTGCCCTTGAGGCCGCTGCCGAACTGGATCGCCGCATCATTGTGGAAACAGGTGTGGTTGCCCGTGAGCTAGAGTGTGCTGTGCTCGGCAATGATAAACCCCAAGCCTCGGTGGTCGGAGAGATTACCTACAGCAGTGAGTTCTACGACTACGAAACTAAATACACTGATGGCCGCGCTCAACTGCATATTCCTGCGGAGATTCCCGCAGCGGTGAGTGAGCAGATCCGCACAATGTCCCTACAGGCCTTTCAAGTCCTTGATGCCGCTGGCCTTGCCCGCTTTGACTTTTTCTATGTACCCAGCACTGGGGAAGTCCTGATTAATGAAGTGAATACGCTGCCGGGGTTTACCGCCTTGAGTATGTACCCACAACTGTGGGCGGCGAGTGGTGTACCCTTTCCAGAATTAGTCCATCGCTTGGTGCAATTGGCGCTCGAGCGGCATGGGTAG
- the petP gene encoding cytochrome b6f subunit PetP: MDVGQKVRVCRIRDRVAQDIIQKLGQVGQITGFKMTDGSGVGVIVTFDDRSSTWFFEDEIEVVG; the protein is encoded by the coding sequence ATGGACGTGGGGCAAAAAGTGCGCGTCTGTCGAATTCGCGATCGCGTCGCCCAAGACATCATTCAAAAACTCGGCCAAGTGGGTCAAATTACTGGTTTTAAGATGACCGATGGCAGTGGGGTTGGCGTCATTGTCACCTTTGACGATCGCTCCAGCACTTGGTTTTTTGAGGACGAAATTGAAGTCGTCGGCTAA
- the atpD gene encoding F0F1 ATP synthase subunit beta — protein MVTSAERTNVGFITQVIGPVVDIEFPSGKMPAIYNALRIQGKNEAGLDVAVTCEVQQLLGDNRVRAVAMSSTDGLVRGMEAVDTGAPISVPVGTATLGRIFNVLGEPVDEKGAVSATETLPIHRPAPSFTQLETKPSVFETGIKVIDLLTPYRRGGKIGLFGGAGVGKTVIMMELINNIATQHGGVSVFAGVGERTREGNDLYNEMIESGVIDKDDPSKSKIALVYGQMNEPPGARMRVGLSGLTMAEYFRDVNKQDVLLFIDNIFRFVQAGSEVSALLGRMPSAVGYQPTLGTDVGALQERITSTTEGSITSIQAVYVPADDLTDPAPATTFAHLDGTTVLSRSLAAKGIYPAVDPLGSTSNMLQPDIVGQEHYQTARAVQATLQRYKELQDIIAILGLDELSEEDRLTVARARKIERFLSQPFFVAEVFTGAPGKYVTLEETIKGFQMILSGELDDLPEQAFYMVGNIEEAKAKAEKLKA, from the coding sequence ATGGTCACATCAGCAGAACGAACCAATGTAGGCTTTATTACTCAGGTCATTGGCCCTGTCGTTGACATTGAATTTCCCAGCGGCAAAATGCCCGCCATTTACAACGCCCTGCGAATTCAAGGCAAAAACGAGGCCGGTTTAGACGTGGCTGTCACCTGTGAAGTGCAACAACTCCTTGGCGATAACCGCGTCCGTGCCGTTGCCATGAGCAGCACCGATGGCCTAGTGCGGGGGATGGAAGCCGTAGATACCGGTGCTCCCATCAGTGTGCCCGTAGGAACAGCTACCCTTGGCCGCATTTTCAACGTGCTGGGTGAACCCGTGGACGAAAAAGGTGCTGTCAGTGCTACTGAAACCCTGCCCATTCACCGTCCTGCCCCCAGCTTTACGCAACTGGAAACGAAACCCTCGGTGTTTGAAACGGGTATCAAGGTGATTGACCTGCTCACCCCCTATCGCCGTGGCGGTAAAATTGGCCTCTTTGGCGGTGCGGGTGTCGGCAAGACCGTGATCATGATGGAACTGATCAACAACATTGCCACCCAACACGGTGGGGTGTCGGTGTTTGCTGGCGTGGGTGAACGTACCCGCGAAGGTAATGACCTCTACAACGAAATGATTGAATCGGGCGTGATCGATAAAGACGATCCCAGCAAATCGAAAATCGCCCTTGTGTACGGTCAAATGAACGAACCCCCTGGGGCACGGATGCGCGTGGGGCTGTCGGGGCTGACGATGGCCGAATACTTCCGCGATGTCAACAAGCAGGATGTGCTGCTGTTTATTGATAACATCTTCCGCTTTGTGCAAGCCGGGTCTGAGGTGTCGGCGTTGCTCGGTCGGATGCCCTCTGCGGTGGGATACCAGCCCACCTTGGGTACCGATGTGGGTGCCCTGCAAGAGCGGATTACCTCAACCACGGAAGGTTCGATTACCTCGATTCAAGCGGTCTATGTGCCTGCGGACGACTTGACTGACCCGGCACCGGCCACAACCTTTGCCCACTTGGATGGGACAACGGTGCTCTCCCGGAGTCTCGCCGCAAAAGGGATTTACCCCGCTGTGGATCCCCTTGGCTCCACCTCCAACATGTTGCAGCCAGACATTGTGGGTCAGGAGCACTATCAAACGGCACGGGCCGTCCAAGCCACTCTCCAGCGCTACAAAGAGCTGCAGGACATTATCGCCATTTTGGGTCTCGATGAACTCTCTGAGGAAGACCGCCTGACAGTGGCGCGGGCACGCAAAATTGAGCGCTTCCTGTCTCAGCCCTTCTTTGTGGCGGAAGTGTTCACCGGTGCCCCCGGCAAATACGTCACCCTCGAAGAAACCATCAAAGGCTTCCAGATGATCCTCAGCGGCGAGCTGGATGATCTGCCAGAGCAAGCCTTCTACATGGTGGGCAATATCGAAGAAGCCAAAGCTAAGGCTGAAAAACTCAAAGCCTAG
- the atpC gene encoding ATP synthase F1 subunit epsilon → MVMTVRVIAPDKTVWDAPAEEVILPSTTGQLGILSNHAPLLTALETGVMRVRQDREWVAIALMGGFAEVENNEVTILVNGAERGDTIDLEKAKAEFAAAQAALAKAEQGESKQAKIQATQAFRRARARLQAAGGVVEI, encoded by the coding sequence ATGGTGATGACCGTCCGGGTAATTGCACCCGATAAAACTGTTTGGGATGCCCCCGCTGAGGAAGTGATCTTGCCCAGCACAACGGGGCAATTGGGTATTCTTTCTAATCATGCCCCCCTCTTAACCGCCTTGGAAACGGGCGTGATGCGGGTGCGCCAAGACCGCGAATGGGTGGCGATCGCCCTCATGGGGGGCTTTGCCGAAGTTGAAAACAACGAAGTGACGATCCTCGTCAACGGTGCGGAGCGTGGGGATACAATTGACCTCGAAAAAGCCAAGGCCGAGTTTGCTGCAGCCCAGGCCGCCCTCGCCAAAGCCGAACAGGGAGAATCCAAACAGGCCAAGATTCAAGCCACCCAAGCCTTTCGTCGTGCCCGTGCTCGCTTGCAGGCCGCAGGAGGCGTAGTCGAGATTTAG
- the prfB gene encoding peptide chain release factor 2 (programmed frameshift), translated as MIDLSTLKRDFSLLRDRLGHTQDYLDPAALNAKIHDLEHTAAQPDFWNDQATAQVTLQQLTEAKDALNQLQQWQQTIEHVETALELLELEPDEGLVTEATTLLKELDAQLSRWELEQLLSGPYDKNNAILTINAGAGGTDAQDWAEMLLRMYTRWAERHGYQTHLAELSEGEEAGIKSATLEIRGRYAYGYLRSEKGTHRLVRISPFNANGKRQTSFAGVDVMPELDQSVTVEIPESDLEITTSRSGGKGGQNVNKVETAVRIVHKPTGLAVRCTQERSQLQNKEKALAILKAKLLVIAQEQKAKEIADIRGDAVEAAWGNQIRNYVFHPYQLVKDLRTEVETTAIQEVMDGDLDPFIQAYLRQQTEEVS; from the exons ATGATTGATTTAAGTACACTCAAACGCGATTTCTCTCTGTTGCGCGATCGCCTGGGTCATACCCAGGACTATCTT GACCCGGCGGCATTAAACGCTAAGATTCATGACCTTGAGCATACCGCCGCTCAGCCCGACTTCTGGAATGACCAAGCAACCGCCCAAGTCACATTGCAACAGTTGACCGAAGCGAAAGACGCCCTCAACCAACTTCAGCAGTGGCAACAAACCATTGAACATGTGGAAACAGCGCTGGAACTGCTGGAGCTAGAACCCGATGAAGGGTTGGTGACAGAAGCCACTACGCTGCTCAAAGAATTAGATGCCCAGTTGAGTCGCTGGGAATTGGAACAACTCCTCAGTGGCCCCTACGACAAAAACAATGCCATTCTCACGATTAATGCTGGGGCTGGCGGGACTGATGCTCAGGATTGGGCAGAAATGTTGCTGCGCATGTACACCCGCTGGGCGGAGCGCCACGGTTACCAAACCCATCTGGCCGAGCTATCGGAAGGGGAGGAGGCGGGCATTAAGTCAGCCACCCTAGAAATTCGCGGTCGCTATGCCTACGGTTATCTGCGCTCTGAAAAGGGCACCCATCGCCTTGTGCGCATTTCTCCCTTTAATGCCAATGGTAAACGCCAAACCAGCTTTGCCGGTGTGGATGTGATGCCAGAACTGGATCAATCCGTGACGGTGGAGATTCCGGAAAGCGATTTGGAGATTACCACCTCCCGCAGTGGCGGCAAGGGGGGGCAAAATGTGAACAAGGTGGAAACGGCAGTGCGCATTGTCCATAAACCAACAGGCTTGGCCGTCCGCTGTACGCAAGAGCGATCGCAACTGCAAAACAAGGAAAAAGCCCTTGCCATTCTCAAGGCCAAGCTATTAGTCATTGCCCAAGAGCAAAAGGCGAAGGAAATTGCCGATATTCGTGGTGATGCCGTTGAGGCCGCTTGGGGCAACCAAATTCGCAACTATGTTTTCCATCCCTACCAACTGGTCAAAGACCTGCGCACTGAGGTGGAAACCACAGCCATTCAGGAGGTGATGGATGGTGACCTCGATCCCTTTATCCAAGCCTATCTGCGGCAGCAAACGGAGGAAGTCAGTTAA